In Oryza sativa Japonica Group chromosome 11, ASM3414082v1, the following are encoded in one genomic region:
- the LOC4351005 gene encoding laccase-19 precursor produces MEKLSMVTSLLCAITVAVLAVAVVSGEAAVVEHTFVVHEMNATHLCNTTKIYVVNGQFPGPTVDVTEGDTVVVHVINKLPFGLTIHWHGVRQMRSCWADGAGFVTECPIPPGNEHTYRFNVTGQVGTLWWHAHVTCLRATINGAFIVRPRDGKYPFPTPAKDVPIIIGEWWELDLIELDRRMMDGNFDDNPLSATINGKLGDLSNCSRMVEESFILDVKHGESYLLRVINTALFSEYYFRVAGHTFTVVGADGNYLTPFKTDMVTVAPGEAIDVIMVADAPPAHYHMIALANQPPEPDPQIPVFTSRGLVRYAGTTANNNGLPVPMPIMPNQHNTMPSYYFHANLTGLAHPERHRVPMHVDERLFVTLGLGSICRGQNTTCKRRRSPETIVVATMNNVSFAHPKTTALLERYYDGTSKGVYTEDFPIRPPRPFNYTNRDLIPPGPLEEALEPTFKATKLKRFKYNTSVEIIFQSTTLMQSDSNPMHLHGYDVFLLAQGLGNFNAKRDVRKFNYHNPQLRNTVQVPRGGWAAIRFVTDNPGMWYLHCHFEFHIIMGMATAFIVEDGPTPETSLPPPPPEFKRCGNNGLSQP; encoded by the exons ATGGAGAAGCTCTCCATGGTGACCTCTCTCCTCTGCGCCATCACTGTCGCGGTTCTCGCCGTGGCGGTGGTCAGCGGCGAGGCGGCTGTGGTGGAGCACACCTTCGTGGTGCACGAGATGAACGCGACGCACCTGTGCAACACGACCAAGATCTACGTGGTGAACGGACAGTTCCCGGGCCCCACGGTGGACGTGACGGAGGGCGACACGGTGGTTGTCCATGTCATCAACAAGCTGCCATTTGGGCTTACCATCCATTGGCATGGTGTCCGCCAGATGAGGAGCTGCTGGGCTGATGGGGCTGGTTTTGTCACCGAGTGTCCTATCCCACCCGGAAACGAGCACACCTACCGCTTCAACGTCACCGGCCAGGTCGGCACGCTGTGGTGGCACGCCCACGTCACCTGCCTCCGGGCCACCATCAATGGTGCCTTCATCGTTCGCCCTCGTGATGGGAAGTACCCCTTCCCGACACCGGCCAAGGACGTGCCGATCATCATAG GAGAATGGTGGGAGCTTGACCTCATCGAGCTAGATAGAAGGATGATGGATGGCAACTTCGACGACAACCCGTTGTCTGCGACGATCAATGGGAAGCTCGGCGACCTCAGCAACTGCTCTCGCATGGTGGAGGAAAGCTTCATCCTCGACGTTAAGCACGGGGAGAGCTACCTTCTCCGGGTCATCAACACTGCACTCTTCTCTGAATACTACTTCAGGGTCGCCGGCCACACGTTCACGGTGGTCGGCGCCGATGGCAACTACCTGACGCCATTTAAGACGGACATGGTCACCGTCGCCCCTGGCGAGGCCATCGACGTGATCATGGTCGCCGACGCGCCACCGGCGCACTACCACATGATCGCGCTGGCTAACCAACCTCCGGAGCCGGACCCGCAGATCCCGGTGTTCACCTCTCGTGGCCTTGTCCGCTACGCCGGCACCACCGCCAACAACAACGGCCTCCCGGTACCGATGCCGATCATGCCCAACCAACACAACACCATGCCGTCCTACTACTTCCACGCCAACCTCACCGGCCTTGCCCACCCAGAGCGCCATCGTGTCCCTATGCATGTCGACGAGCGCCTCTTCGTCACCTTGGGGCTCGGCTCCATATGCCGTGGCCAGAACACCACCTgcaagcggcggcgcagccCGGAGACCATCGTGGTGGCCACCATGAACAACGTCTCCTTCGCCCACCCGAAAACCACCGCGCTCCTCGAGCGCTACTACGACGGCACATCGAAGGGCGTGTACACGGAGGACTTCCCcatccggccgccgcggcctttCAACTACACCAACCGTGATCTCATCCCTCCCGGCCCGCTCGAGGAGGCGTTGGAGCCGACGTTCAAGGCGACCAAGCTGAAGCGGTTCAAGTACAACACATCGGTGGAGATCATCTTCCAGAGCACCACGCTGATGCAGAGCGACTCCAACCCCATGCACCTCCATGGCTATGATGTCTTCCTCCTTGCACAGGGGCTCGGCAACTTTAACGCCAAGAGGGATGTCAGGAAGTTCAACTACCACAACCCGCAGCTTAGGAACACCGTGCAGGTTCCACGTGGCGGGTGGGCCGCCATTCGCTTCGTCACAGACAATCCAG GGATGTGGTACCTACACTGTCACTTTGAGTTCCACATCATTATGGGCATGGCGACGGCGTTCATCGTGGAGGATGGGCCGACACCAGAGACGAGcctgcctccaccaccaccggagTTCAAGAGATGTGGCAACAATGGTCTGAGTCAACCATGA